A genomic segment from Spartobacteria bacterium encodes:
- a CDS encoding Fic family protein: protein MNFLLGKIDSYKVKVDDFRPFGGHILREMQAFYRIGLVYSSNAIEGSTYTMSETKVLLEDGLTAGGRPLRDALAVIGHAKAYDHMFSLLHAPALAEADLKRFHMLLEGDCPAGQYRNQPVFITGSAYPVTAHADVPLA, encoded by the coding sequence ATGAATTTTTTACTGGGTAAAATTGACAGCTACAAAGTCAAGGTTGATGACTTCCGGCCATTCGGCGGTCATATTCTTCGTGAAATGCAGGCATTTTACCGGATCGGATTGGTGTACTCTTCGAACGCGATTGAAGGTTCGACCTACACGATGTCCGAAACAAAGGTCCTGCTCGAAGATGGGCTTACTGCGGGTGGTCGTCCGCTGCGGGATGCACTCGCCGTCATCGGGCACGCCAAAGCCTATGACCACATGTTTTCGCTCCTCCACGCTCCGGCCCTAGCCGAAGCGGATTTGAAGCGGTTCCACATGCTGCTCGAAGGCGATTGCCCGGCTGGACAGTACCGCAATCAGCCAGTGTTCATCACGGGCTCTGCCTACCCGGTCACTGCACATGCAGATGTCCCATTGGC